In Drosophila busckii strain San Diego stock center, stock number 13000-0081.31 chromosome 4, ASM1175060v1, whole genome shotgun sequence, the following proteins share a genomic window:
- the LOC108607382 gene encoding protein Gawky isoform X2, with translation MREALFSQDGWGCQHVNQDTNWEVPSSPEPANKDPSGPPMWKPNINNGTDLWESNLRNGGQPPAQQVPKPSWGHTPSSNLGGTWGEDDDGVDSTSVWTGQSGNSAASGPSVSANPAAVGAGVGGSSGPQWGQGVGVGVGIGATGNSSTAGTGALPVAQGLGASGGNNLPAPGAVGGPGSNVVNANNGWGDPRELRPLGGTGPMDLRNVDPRDSMPMRGVGAPTGDPRDLRMIDPRDPIRGDPRGISGRLNGTSEMWGHHPQIGHNQIQNLNKMVGPAGVGASGTNVPNSNIGPGGINVGVGGVSTNMGSQWGGAQAVVGSSQKDMAKQISGWEEPSPPPQRRNIPNYDDGTSLWGQQTRVPGGGAHWKDMTDSMSRNHLMRSQNPTSGNIVGNSNVAVGGGNTNVVGPQTRLVTSIGPNGVAGGQLGKPDAGAIWVHPNSGNSGGNGGRNPGVVSSWGDDSHSVVNVTGNNWIDDKTNSSLAQISGNSNSWSDSPATAASASGASGGWGTKQPKLSTTNSVSGWSNASTVGGSGDGDISSDWSHGGIVGKVQQQQQQQQKLSGINVGVVNSDMIKQSKQYRILVENGFKKDDVERALLSANMNIEEAAELLRANANAMEGWRRHDDTLGSYTDHTNSSNSSGFPQRYPVANAPSMSFPPSNLMSSMSGSTVPGSNNPNIAALQVQKYLSQGGLHGVALGGPQSVNVNTANAASVAFCQNSSNATPTVNIAATNANNQPSGQHIRMLGQQIQLAIHSGFISSQILTQPLTQNTLNLLNQLLGLIKHLQAAQQSLSRSNANPMAVNVAIAKYKQQIQNVQNQINAQQSVYVKQQNLQQQNPQQQQPHHPSGHLNNSSNDYLRNHEAISTLQGNFSELNLNKPTGYQGAPNQQSRLNQWKLPVLEKDTMTADSTDFSRAPGATKQNLSSNSNNMSGPLGLQNDGTWSTGRNIGDGWPDPSSENESKDWSVTPTATAYTDLVQEFEPGKPWKIKTIEDDPSITPGSVARSPLSINPTPKDADIFANTGKSSPTDLPALSLSSSTWSFNPNQNFPSWSDNTQQCATSELWTSPLNKSSSRGPPPGLSTNKSGSGLTVTTPSATVSGNSNGWLPNRAVPSTNTTWTGGNNSWGSNWLLLKNLNAQIDGPTLRTLCMQHGPLVSFHLYLIQGIALCKYASREEANKAQMALNNCVLGNTTMFAESPNENEVQSILQHLPPQGGPSSSNNSTITITSSGNTAGNNSCIVATTTVLTTGSGSSGSCNPSSGQNSVAASGTTSNQQTATAIGNTNAPAISVGGSNAVSGGASNSSSNSSCTSGNSGSIVGSSVNGSAATSNANNAAKNTSNVGGATNITSMTVISQPNVNVSSNVSTAVSNTNSAWRQTTQNPSTALQGQNRPQAGREAEYDYISQFVCSIVDD, from the exons ATGCGCGAGGCGCTTTTCTCCCAGGATGGCTGGGGATGTCAGCATGTAAATCAGGACACGAATTGGGAAGTACCCAGCTCTCCAGAACCAGCAAATAAAGATCCCTCAGGACCGCCAATGTGGAAACCGAATATTAATAACGGCACGGATTTATGGGAATCAAATTTGAGAAACGGAGGCCAGCCGCCTGCCCAGCAAGTACCAAAACCTTCTTGGGGTCATACTCCTTCTTCGAATTTAGGCGGAACTTGGGGAGAAGATGATGATGGTGTGGACAGCACCAGTGTTTGGACGGGTCAATCGGGAAATAGTGCAGCATCCGGTCCGTCAGTTAGTGCTAATCCCGCTGCTGTTGGAGCCGGCGTTGGCGGATCGTCTGGACCTCAATGGGGTCAGGGAGTTGGTGTCGGTGTTGGAATAGGAGCAACTGGTAATAGCAGCACAGCTGGAACAGGTGCACTGCCTGTAGCACAAGGAT taggTGCAAGTGGTGGAAATAATTTGCCTGCGCCTGGAGCAGTAGGAGGACCTGGTAGCAATGTTGTTAACGCAAATAATGGCTGGGGTGATCCACGCGAGTTGCGACCTTTGGGTGGAACTGGCCCTATGGATCTTCGAAATGTGGATCCACGCGATTCTATGCCAATGCGTGGTGTAGGTGCCCCCACAGGCGATCCGCGTGATTTGCGGATGATTGATCCGCGGGATCCGATAAGAGGCGACCCCCGTGGTATATCGGGTCGTCTTAATGGCACGTCAGAAATGTGGGGTCATCATCCCCAAATTGGTCATAACCAGATACAAAATCTTAACAAAATGGTTGGTCCTGCTGGAGTTGGAGCATCTGGAACGAATGTGCCAAACTCAAACATAGGACCAGGTGGTATTAATGTCGGAGTTGGTGGGGTATCCACCAACATGGGTAGCCAATGGGGAGGGGCACAGGCGGTTGTTGGCAGCAGTCAAAAAGATATGGCCAAGCAGATAAGTGGTTGGGAAGAGCCATCACCGCCACCACAACGACGAAATATTCCCAATTATGACGACGGTACCTCACTTTGGGGTCAACAGACTCGTGTACCAGGCGGAGGCGCTCACTGGAAAGATATGACCGATTCAATGAGTCGTAACCATTTAATGCGGTCCCAAAATCCCACAAGCGGTAACATCGTAGGAAATAGCAACGTTGCAGTTGGTGGTGGAAACACAAACGTCGTTGGACCTCAGACTCGCCTAGTGACTTCAATCGGACCGAATGGAGTGGCCGGTGGTCAACTTGGCAAGCCTGATGCCGGGGCCATCTGGGTGCATCCAAACAGTGGAAATAGCGGAGGCAACGGTGGCAGAAATCCTGGCGTCGTTAGCTCATGGGGCGACGATAGTCACAGTGTTGTCAATGTGACTGGTAATAATTGGATTGATGATAAGACAAATTCGTCGCTTGCCCAAATAAGTGGAAATTCTAATTCGTGGAGTGACtcgccagcaacagctgcaagtgcaagtggCGCTAGTGGCGGTTGGGGTACAAAACAGCCAAAATTATCGACTACTAATTCTGTTTCTGGCTGGAGTAATGCAAGCACGGTGGGTGGCAGCGGAGACGGAGATATTTCGTCTGATTGGTCCCATGGAGGCATTGTAGGAaaggtgcagcagcagcagcaacaacaacagaaacttTCTGGTATCAATGTGGGCGTGGTGAATTCTGATAtgataaagcaaagcaaacaatatcGTATTCTGGTTGAGAATGGGTTCAAAAAAGACGACGTTGAGCGTGCATTACTCAGCGCTAATATGAATATCGAGGAGGCCGCCGAATTACTTCGGGCTAACGCAAACGCTATGGAAGGTTGGCGCCGCCATGATGACACACTTGGTTCCTACACTGACCACACGAATTCGTCAAACAGCTCTGGCTTCCCCCAACGTTATCCGGTTGCCAATGCACCCTCAATGTCATTCCCTCCG AGTAATCTTATGAGTAGTATGAGTGGTTCCACTGTACCCGGCAGCAATAATCCAAATATAGCCGCTTTACAAGTGCAGAAATATTTAAGTCAAGGAGGACTCCACGGAGTTGCGCTTGGCGGACCTCAGTctgtaaatgtaaatacagCAAATGCTGCATCAGTAGCATTTTGTCAGAATTCATCCAATGCAACACCAACGGTCAACATCGCTGCGACAAATGCCAATAATCAGCCATCAGGACAGCACATTCGAATGCTTGGCCAGCAGATCCAATTGGCAATACACAGTGGTTTTATATCCAGTCAGATATTAACTCAGCCGCTGACACAgaatacattaaatttattaaatcaacTACTGGGTTTAATAAAG CATCTTCAAGCTGCACAGCAATCACTTTCTCGCAGTAACGCTAATCCTATGGCAGTAAATGTAGCCATTGCTAAATACAAGCAGCAGATTCAAAATGTTCAAAACCAAATAAATGCACAACAGTCAGTTTATGTCAAACAACagaatttgcaacaacaaaaccctcaacagcaacaaccacatcACCCATCCggacatttaaataattctagCAATGATTATTTAAGAAATCATGAAGCAATATCTACACTTCAAGGAAATTTTTCTGAGCTTAATCTAAACAAG CCAACTGGTTATCAGGGAGCGCCTAACCAGCAATCTCGATTAAATCAATGGAAGCTTCCAGTATTAGAAAAAGACACCATGACTGCCGACAGTACGGACTTTTCACGTGCTCCCggggcaacaaaacaaaacttatcAAGCAACTCAAACAATATGAGCGGCCCGCTGGGCTTACAAAATGATGG AACATGGTCAACAGGGCGTAATATCGGAGATGGTTGGCCAGATCCATCATCAGAAAATGAGAGCAAAGACTGGTCAGTTACTCCGACAGCAACTGCATACACTGATTTGGTGCAAGAATTTGAGCCAGGAAAACCGTGGAAG ATAAAGACCATTGAAGATGATCCCAGCATAACTCCTGGAAGCGTTGCTAGATCTCCATTGTCCATTAACCCGACGCCAAAAGATGCTGATATTTTTGCCAACACCGGCAAGAGCTCTCCGACTGATTTGCCGGCACTAAGTTTATCGTCTTCAACGTGGAGCTTTAACCCAAACCAAAACTTTCCAAG TTGGTCAGACAACACTCAACAATGTGCCACTTCTGAGCTATGGACAAGCCCTTTGAATAAAAGCTCATCCCGAGGACCTCCTCCTGGATTAAGCACTAACAAATCTGGTAGTGGCTTGACAGTTACCACTCCTTCTGCAACAGTTAGCGGAAATTCGAATGGGTGGTTGCCTAATAGAGCTGTCCCTAGCACCAATACGACTTGGACTGGGGGTAATAATTCTTGGGGATCCAATTGGTTGCttcttaaaaatttaaatgcccaG ATTGATGGTCCTACTTTACGTACCTTGTGTATGCAACATGGTCCCCTTGTTAGTTTTCATCTGTATTTAATCCAAGGAATTGctttatgtaaatatgcatCTAGGGAGGAGGCTAACAAAGCACAAATGGCTCTCAACAATTGTGTTCTTGGGAATACGACTATGTTTGCTGAATCGCCAAACGAAAATGAGGTGCAGAGCATTCTGCAGCATTTACCACCGCAAGGTGGTCCGTCCTCGTCCAACAACTCGACAATTACTATAACATCGAGCGGAAACACTGCTGGCAACAATAGTTGCATTGTGGCCACAACAACTGTTTTAACAACTGGCTCTGGAAGCTCTGGCAGCTGCAATCCAAGCAGCGGACAAAACTCCGTTGCCGCCAGCGGAACAACGAGCAACCAGCAAACGGCAACTGCTATAGGCAATACGAATGCACCTGCCATTTCAGTTGGTGGGTCCAATGCAGTCAGCGGTGGAGCAtctaatagcagcagcaatagtagCTGTACCAGTGGTAATAGCGGCAGCATTGTTGGCTCTTCTGTGAATGGCAGCGCAGCAACTTCCAATGCTAATAACGCGGCTAAAAATACTTCAAATGTAGGAGGTGCAACTAACATAACATCAATGACCGTGATTTCTCAGCCCAATGTTAATGTATCTAGCAACGTTTCAACTGCAGTTAGTAATACTAATTCAGCGTGGCGCCAAACAACTCAAAACCCTTCAACAGCTCTACAGGGTCAAAATAGACCACAAGCCGGTAGGGAAGCTGAATATGATTATATATCTCAATTCGTTTGCTCCATTGTTGATGATTAG
- the LOC108607382 gene encoding protein Gawky isoform X3 gives MREALFSQDGWGCQHVNQDTNWEVPSSPEPANKDPSGPPMWKPNINNGTDLWESNLRNGGQPPAQQVPKPSWGHTPSSNLGGTWGEDDDGVDSTSVWTGQSGNSAASGPSVSANPAAVGAGVGGSSGPQWGQGVGVGVGIGATGNSSTAGTGALPVAQGLGASGGNNLPAPGAVGGPGSNVVNANNGWGDPRELRPLGGTGPMDLRNVDPRDSMPMRGVGAPTGDPRDLRMIDPRDPIRGDPRGISGRLNGTSEMWGHHPQIGHNQIQNLNKMVGPAGVGASGTNVPNSNIGPGGINVGVGGVSTNMGSQWGGAQAVVGSSQKDMAKQISGWEEPSPPPQRRNIPNYDDGTSLWGQQTRVPGGGAHWKDMTDSMSRNHLMRSQNPTSGNIVGNSNVAVGGGNTNVVGPQTRLVTSIGPNGVAGGQLGKPDAGAIWVHPNSGNSGGNGGRNPGVVSSWGDDSHSVVNVTGNNWIDDKTNSSLAQISGNSNSWSDSPATAASASGASGGWGTKQPKLSTTNSVSGWSNASTVGGSGDGDISSDWSHGGIVGKVQQQQQQQQKLSGINVGVVNSDMIKQSKQYRILVENGFKKDDVERALLSANMNIEEAAELLRANANAMEGWRRHDDTLGSYTDHTNSSNSSGFPQRYPVANAPSMSFPPSNLMSSMSGSTVPGSNNPNIAALQVQKYLSQGGLHGVALGGPQSVNVNTANAASVAFCQNSSNATPTVNIAATNANNQPSGQHIRMLGQQIQLAIHSGFISSQILTQPLTQNTLNLLNQLLGLIKHLQAAQQSLSRSNANPMAVNVAIAKYKQQIQNVQNQINAQQSVYVKQQNLQQQNPQQQQPHHPSGHLNNSSNDYLRNHEAISTLQGNFSELNLNKPTGYQGAPNQQSRLNQWKLPVLEKDTMTADSTDFSRAPGATKQNLSSNSNNMSGPLGLQNDGTWSTGRNIGDGWPDPSSENESKDWSVTPTATAYTDLVQEFEPGKPWKGSQIKTIEDDPSITPGSVARSPLSINPTPKDADIFANTGKSSPTDLPALSLSSSTWSFNPNQNFPSWSDNTQQCATSELWTSPLNKSSSRGPPPGLSTNKSGSGLTVTTPSATVSGNSNGWLPNRAVPSTNTTWTGGNNSWGSNWLLLKNLNAQIDGPTLRTLCMQHGPLVSFHLYLIQGIALCKYASREEANKAQMALNNCVLGNTTMFAESPNENEVQSILQHLPPQGGPSSSNNSTITITSSGNTAGNNSCIVATTTVLTTGSGSSGSCNPSSGQNSVAASGTTSNQQTATAIGNTNAPAISVGGSNAVSGGASNSSSNSSCTSGNSGSIVGSSVNGSAATSNANNAAKNTSNVGGATNITSMTVISQPNVNVSSNVSTAVSNTNSAWRQTTQNPSTALQGQNRPQAGREAEYDYISQFVCSIVDD, from the exons ATGCGCGAGGCGCTTTTCTCCCAGGATGGCTGGGGATGTCAGCATGTAAATCAGGACACGAATTGGGAAGTACCCAGCTCTCCAGAACCAGCAAATAAAGATCCCTCAGGACCGCCAATGTGGAAACCGAATATTAATAACGGCACGGATTTATGGGAATCAAATTTGAGAAACGGAGGCCAGCCGCCTGCCCAGCAAGTACCAAAACCTTCTTGGGGTCATACTCCTTCTTCGAATTTAGGCGGAACTTGGGGAGAAGATGATGATGGTGTGGACAGCACCAGTGTTTGGACGGGTCAATCGGGAAATAGTGCAGCATCCGGTCCGTCAGTTAGTGCTAATCCCGCTGCTGTTGGAGCCGGCGTTGGCGGATCGTCTGGACCTCAATGGGGTCAGGGAGTTGGTGTCGGTGTTGGAATAGGAGCAACTGGTAATAGCAGCACAGCTGGAACAGGTGCACTGCCTGTAGCACAAGGAT taggTGCAAGTGGTGGAAATAATTTGCCTGCGCCTGGAGCAGTAGGAGGACCTGGTAGCAATGTTGTTAACGCAAATAATGGCTGGGGTGATCCACGCGAGTTGCGACCTTTGGGTGGAACTGGCCCTATGGATCTTCGAAATGTGGATCCACGCGATTCTATGCCAATGCGTGGTGTAGGTGCCCCCACAGGCGATCCGCGTGATTTGCGGATGATTGATCCGCGGGATCCGATAAGAGGCGACCCCCGTGGTATATCGGGTCGTCTTAATGGCACGTCAGAAATGTGGGGTCATCATCCCCAAATTGGTCATAACCAGATACAAAATCTTAACAAAATGGTTGGTCCTGCTGGAGTTGGAGCATCTGGAACGAATGTGCCAAACTCAAACATAGGACCAGGTGGTATTAATGTCGGAGTTGGTGGGGTATCCACCAACATGGGTAGCCAATGGGGAGGGGCACAGGCGGTTGTTGGCAGCAGTCAAAAAGATATGGCCAAGCAGATAAGTGGTTGGGAAGAGCCATCACCGCCACCACAACGACGAAATATTCCCAATTATGACGACGGTACCTCACTTTGGGGTCAACAGACTCGTGTACCAGGCGGAGGCGCTCACTGGAAAGATATGACCGATTCAATGAGTCGTAACCATTTAATGCGGTCCCAAAATCCCACAAGCGGTAACATCGTAGGAAATAGCAACGTTGCAGTTGGTGGTGGAAACACAAACGTCGTTGGACCTCAGACTCGCCTAGTGACTTCAATCGGACCGAATGGAGTGGCCGGTGGTCAACTTGGCAAGCCTGATGCCGGGGCCATCTGGGTGCATCCAAACAGTGGAAATAGCGGAGGCAACGGTGGCAGAAATCCTGGCGTCGTTAGCTCATGGGGCGACGATAGTCACAGTGTTGTCAATGTGACTGGTAATAATTGGATTGATGATAAGACAAATTCGTCGCTTGCCCAAATAAGTGGAAATTCTAATTCGTGGAGTGACtcgccagcaacagctgcaagtgcaagtggCGCTAGTGGCGGTTGGGGTACAAAACAGCCAAAATTATCGACTACTAATTCTGTTTCTGGCTGGAGTAATGCAAGCACGGTGGGTGGCAGCGGAGACGGAGATATTTCGTCTGATTGGTCCCATGGAGGCATTGTAGGAaaggtgcagcagcagcagcaacaacaacagaaacttTCTGGTATCAATGTGGGCGTGGTGAATTCTGATAtgataaagcaaagcaaacaatatcGTATTCTGGTTGAGAATGGGTTCAAAAAAGACGACGTTGAGCGTGCATTACTCAGCGCTAATATGAATATCGAGGAGGCCGCCGAATTACTTCGGGCTAACGCAAACGCTATGGAAGGTTGGCGCCGCCATGATGACACACTTGGTTCCTACACTGACCACACGAATTCGTCAAACAGCTCTGGCTTCCCCCAACGTTATCCGGTTGCCAATGCACCCTCAATGTCATTCCCTCCG AGTAATCTTATGAGTAGTATGAGTGGTTCCACTGTACCCGGCAGCAATAATCCAAATATAGCCGCTTTACAAGTGCAGAAATATTTAAGTCAAGGAGGACTCCACGGAGTTGCGCTTGGCGGACCTCAGTctgtaaatgtaaatacagCAAATGCTGCATCAGTAGCATTTTGTCAGAATTCATCCAATGCAACACCAACGGTCAACATCGCTGCGACAAATGCCAATAATCAGCCATCAGGACAGCACATTCGAATGCTTGGCCAGCAGATCCAATTGGCAATACACAGTGGTTTTATATCCAGTCAGATATTAACTCAGCCGCTGACACAgaatacattaaatttattaaatcaacTACTGGGTTTAATAAAG CATCTTCAAGCTGCACAGCAATCACTTTCTCGCAGTAACGCTAATCCTATGGCAGTAAATGTAGCCATTGCTAAATACAAGCAGCAGATTCAAAATGTTCAAAACCAAATAAATGCACAACAGTCAGTTTATGTCAAACAACagaatttgcaacaacaaaaccctcaacagcaacaaccacatcACCCATCCggacatttaaataattctagCAATGATTATTTAAGAAATCATGAAGCAATATCTACACTTCAAGGAAATTTTTCTGAGCTTAATCTAAACAAG CCAACTGGTTATCAGGGAGCGCCTAACCAGCAATCTCGATTAAATCAATGGAAGCTTCCAGTATTAGAAAAAGACACCATGACTGCCGACAGTACGGACTTTTCACGTGCTCCCggggcaacaaaacaaaacttatcAAGCAACTCAAACAATATGAGCGGCCCGCTGGGCTTACAAAATGATGG AACATGGTCAACAGGGCGTAATATCGGAGATGGTTGGCCAGATCCATCATCAGAAAATGAGAGCAAAGACTGGTCAGTTACTCCGACAGCAACTGCATACACTGATTTGGTGCAAGAATTTGAGCCAGGAAAACCGTGGAAG GGTTCTCAGATAAAGACCATTGAAGATGATCCCAGCATAACTCCTGGAAGCGTTGCTAGATCTCCATTGTCCATTAACCCGACGCCAAAAGATGCTGATATTTTTGCCAACACCGGCAAGAGCTCTCCGACTGATTTGCCGGCACTAAGTTTATCGTCTTCAACGTGGAGCTTTAACCCAAACCAAAACTTTCCAAG TTGGTCAGACAACACTCAACAATGTGCCACTTCTGAGCTATGGACAAGCCCTTTGAATAAAAGCTCATCCCGAGGACCTCCTCCTGGATTAAGCACTAACAAATCTGGTAGTGGCTTGACAGTTACCACTCCTTCTGCAACAGTTAGCGGAAATTCGAATGGGTGGTTGCCTAATAGAGCTGTCCCTAGCACCAATACGACTTGGACTGGGGGTAATAATTCTTGGGGATCCAATTGGTTGCttcttaaaaatttaaatgcccaG ATTGATGGTCCTACTTTACGTACCTTGTGTATGCAACATGGTCCCCTTGTTAGTTTTCATCTGTATTTAATCCAAGGAATTGctttatgtaaatatgcatCTAGGGAGGAGGCTAACAAAGCACAAATGGCTCTCAACAATTGTGTTCTTGGGAATACGACTATGTTTGCTGAATCGCCAAACGAAAATGAGGTGCAGAGCATTCTGCAGCATTTACCACCGCAAGGTGGTCCGTCCTCGTCCAACAACTCGACAATTACTATAACATCGAGCGGAAACACTGCTGGCAACAATAGTTGCATTGTGGCCACAACAACTGTTTTAACAACTGGCTCTGGAAGCTCTGGCAGCTGCAATCCAAGCAGCGGACAAAACTCCGTTGCCGCCAGCGGAACAACGAGCAACCAGCAAACGGCAACTGCTATAGGCAATACGAATGCACCTGCCATTTCAGTTGGTGGGTCCAATGCAGTCAGCGGTGGAGCAtctaatagcagcagcaatagtagCTGTACCAGTGGTAATAGCGGCAGCATTGTTGGCTCTTCTGTGAATGGCAGCGCAGCAACTTCCAATGCTAATAACGCGGCTAAAAATACTTCAAATGTAGGAGGTGCAACTAACATAACATCAATGACCGTGATTTCTCAGCCCAATGTTAATGTATCTAGCAACGTTTCAACTGCAGTTAGTAATACTAATTCAGCGTGGCGCCAAACAACTCAAAACCCTTCAACAGCTCTACAGGGTCAAAATAGACCACAAGCCGGTAGGGAAGCTGAATATGATTATATATCTCAATTCGTTTGCTCCATTGTTGATGATTAG